In one Phenylobacterium glaciei genomic region, the following are encoded:
- a CDS encoding xanthine dehydrogenase family protein molybdopterin-binding subunit: MNKILSPRETSGATRRDLVVGATLVGGALLVGCSPGDLLSVGAKEDFGAFGPFIKIGADGAVTVISKHIEFGQGNHAGLAAIVAEELDADWSKVTVEQAPAIAKVYANTGMGVQGTGGSSAISNSWNQLRQAGAGAKAMFVEAAANKWNAPAGEITVKDSVVSHAKTGKSATFAQLLPEAGKVTPPKAPVLKDPKTFTLIGTDRVRRKDAQAKSDGTARFTQDVHLPDMLTAMVAHAPRYGAKVASFDAADAKKVPGVVEVYQIPTGVAVVADNTWAARKGREALKVTWDESGAEKASSETMAANYRQWAAGKGKLPEKTEWAAFETKGDAAKKVQGTIFETTYDFPYLAHAAMEPMNCVAQVGVGKAKLTFGSQIPTVDQLNTAKIVGMLPGAVEIETLFAGGSFGRRANFQSDYVAECVEIAKKVGKMRPVKLVWTREDDMAAGYFRPLTHHALKITLDKDGYPVAWRHRVVTQTLMKGSPIPSKGIDETTVEGAKGSPYLKATPVVDAQVLMPDVGVPVLWWRSVGATHTAFVMEHTIDQLARKAGKDPVAYRRTLYEKAGATRHLAVLNLAAEKAGWDKPATAGWSRGVAVHESFGTLVAQVAEVKLVDGQPKVGRVVTAVDCGTAISPDQIAAQMEGGICYGLSAALFGKVTLKDGVVEQTNFDTYRVLRNSEAPTVETYIVPSGNAPSGTGEPGTPVIAPAVANALLALNGQATTSLPFVKA; this comes from the coding sequence ATGAACAAGATCCTTTCCCCCCGCGAAACCTCCGGCGCCACCCGGCGCGATCTCGTGGTCGGCGCGACCCTGGTGGGCGGCGCCCTGCTGGTGGGCTGCTCTCCCGGCGACCTGCTCAGCGTCGGCGCCAAGGAAGATTTCGGCGCCTTCGGGCCCTTCATCAAGATCGGCGCCGACGGCGCGGTGACGGTGATCTCCAAGCACATCGAGTTCGGCCAGGGCAACCACGCGGGCCTGGCGGCCATCGTCGCCGAGGAACTGGACGCCGACTGGTCCAAGGTAACGGTCGAGCAGGCGCCCGCCATCGCCAAGGTCTACGCCAATACCGGCATGGGCGTGCAGGGCACCGGCGGCTCCTCGGCCATCTCCAATTCCTGGAACCAGCTGCGCCAGGCCGGCGCCGGCGCCAAGGCGATGTTCGTCGAGGCCGCCGCCAACAAATGGAACGCGCCCGCCGGCGAGATCACCGTCAAGGACAGCGTGGTCAGCCACGCCAAGACCGGCAAGTCGGCCACCTTCGCGCAGCTCCTGCCCGAGGCCGGCAAGGTCACCCCGCCCAAGGCGCCGGTGCTGAAGGATCCCAAGACCTTCACCCTGATCGGCACCGACCGCGTGCGCCGCAAGGACGCCCAGGCCAAGAGCGACGGCACCGCCCGCTTCACCCAGGACGTCCACCTGCCCGACATGCTGACCGCCATGGTGGCGCATGCCCCGCGCTATGGCGCCAAGGTGGCCAGCTTCGACGCCGCCGACGCCAAGAAGGTGCCGGGCGTCGTGGAGGTCTACCAGATCCCCACCGGCGTCGCGGTCGTCGCCGACAACACCTGGGCCGCCCGCAAGGGGCGCGAGGCCCTGAAGGTGACCTGGGACGAAAGCGGCGCCGAGAAGGCCAGCTCCGAGACCATGGCCGCGAACTATCGCCAGTGGGCGGCCGGCAAGGGCAAGCTGCCGGAGAAGACCGAGTGGGCCGCCTTCGAGACCAAGGGCGACGCCGCCAAGAAGGTCCAGGGCACGATCTTCGAGACCACCTACGACTTCCCCTATCTCGCCCATGCGGCCATGGAGCCGATGAACTGCGTGGCCCAGGTCGGGGTCGGCAAGGCCAAGCTGACCTTCGGCTCGCAGATCCCCACGGTGGACCAGCTCAACACCGCCAAGATCGTCGGCATGCTGCCGGGCGCGGTGGAGATTGAGACCCTGTTCGCCGGCGGCTCCTTCGGCCGTCGCGCCAACTTCCAGTCGGACTACGTCGCCGAGTGTGTCGAGATCGCCAAGAAGGTCGGCAAGATGCGGCCGGTGAAGCTGGTCTGGACCCGCGAGGACGACATGGCGGCGGGCTATTTCCGCCCCCTGACCCACCACGCCCTGAAGATCACCCTGGACAAGGATGGCTATCCGGTCGCCTGGCGCCACCGCGTGGTGACCCAGACCCTGATGAAGGGTTCGCCGATCCCGTCCAAGGGCATCGACGAGACCACGGTCGAGGGCGCCAAGGGTTCGCCCTATCTGAAGGCCACCCCGGTGGTGGACGCCCAGGTGCTGATGCCCGATGTGGGCGTGCCGGTGCTGTGGTGGCGTTCGGTGGGGGCGACCCACACCGCCTTCGTCATGGAGCACACCATCGACCAGCTGGCCCGCAAGGCCGGCAAGGACCCGGTGGCCTATCGCCGGACCCTCTATGAGAAGGCCGGGGCCACCCGCCATCTGGCGGTGCTGAACCTCGCCGCCGAGAAGGCCGGATGGGACAAGCCCGCAACCGCCGGCTGGTCGCGCGGCGTCGCCGTGCACGAGAGCTTCGGCACCCTCGTCGCTCAGGTGGCCGAGGTGAAGCTGGTGGATGGCCAGCCCAAGGTCGGCCGCGTGGTCACCGCCGTCGACTGCGGCACGGCCATCTCCCCCGACCAGATCGCCGCGCAGATGGAAGGCGGCATCTGCTATGGCCTGTCGGCGGCGCTGTTCGGCAAGGTGACCCTGAAGGACGGGGTGGTCGAGCAGACCAACTTCGACACCTACCGGGTGCTGCGCAACTCCGAAGCCCCGACGGTGGAGACCTATATCGTCCCCTCCGGCAACGCGCCTTCCGGCACCGGCGAACCCGGCACCCCGGTCATCGCCCCCGCCGTCGCCAACGCCCTGCTGGCCCTCAACGGCCAGGCGACGACGAGCCTGCCCTTCGTGAAGGCCTAG
- a CDS encoding type II toxin-antitoxin system RelE/ParE family toxin: MSWEVRRTRRAEADLVDIWIYIAADSPAAAERVILKLEAAEGRLAEFPEMAPLREDLLPGVRAWAVGDYLIFYRVEPDAVEILRILHGARDLDDLIGG; the protein is encoded by the coding sequence TTGAGCTGGGAAGTCCGGCGAACGCGTCGCGCGGAAGCCGACCTTGTCGATATCTGGATTTACATCGCGGCAGACAGTCCGGCCGCCGCCGAGCGGGTGATTCTGAAACTTGAGGCGGCGGAAGGCCGGCTGGCCGAGTTTCCCGAGATGGCGCCGTTGCGAGAGGATCTCTTGCCCGGTGTCAGAGCCTGGGCCGTCGGTGACTATCTAATCTTTTATCGGGTCGAGCCAGACGCCGTGGAGATCCTGAGAATCCTCCACGGCGCCCGTGATCTGGACGACCTGATCGGCGGCTAG
- a CDS encoding type II toxin-antitoxin system ParD family antitoxin, producing the protein MSKVEKLSIALTGELAEQVRVAVRTGDYASSSEVIREALRDWTDKRERRAAKLSELRKLIQEGIDSGIAPGRRTVEEISAEGRRILAERKFS; encoded by the coding sequence ATGTCCAAGGTCGAAAAGCTGTCTATCGCTCTGACGGGTGAACTGGCCGAGCAGGTTCGGGTCGCCGTTCGGACGGGCGACTACGCGTCCTCCAGCGAGGTGATCCGCGAAGCACTGAGGGATTGGACCGACAAGCGCGAGCGCCGTGCCGCCAAGTTATCGGAACTGCGGAAGCTTATCCAAGAAGGCATCGATAGCGGCATTGCGCCCGGAAGACGTACCGTGGAGGAAATTTCAGCCGAAGGGCGGCGCATTCTCGCAGAGAGAAAGTTCTCTTGA